A segment of the Halovivax limisalsi genome:
GCGAGGTCGATGTGACATGAGCCAGTCAGACATCTCCCGCGAAGTCGCCCGCCGCGTCTTCGCCTCGGAGTTCAACGACGCGACGTACACCTTCAAGGAATCGGACGACGAGCGGGCGCCCAACTACGCGCTCTTGCCCACGGGCGAGCGCGCGAATCGCGTCTTCGCCGTCGGCACCCTCACCGAGACGGAGGACGTCGGCGACGAATCGGAGTACTGGCGCGGGCGCGTCGTCGACCCGACGGGCACGTTCTTCGTCTACGCCGGCCAGTACCAGCCCGAAGCCGCGGCGGTCCTCCGCGAGGCCGAGCCGCCGGAGTACGTCGCCGTCGTCGGCAAGCCGCGCACGTACGAACCCGAGGACGGCTCGATCACCGTCTCGCTGCGCCCCGAGTCGATCACGATCGTCGACGAGACCACCCGCGATCGGTGGGTCGTCGAGACGGCCGAGCGGACCCTCGACCGCATCGAGGCCACCCAGGAGTGGGAGGCCCAGCGCGACGACCCTGAGGGCGGTGCGACCGCCCCGACGAACGAGTACGCCCAGCTCGCCCGCGAGGAGTACGACTCGCCGGTCGAGAACTACCGCCAGGCCGTCGTCCAGGCCCTGGAGAGCCTGGACGAACTCGAAGCGGCGGCGTAATCGACGGCGCGACCGACGCCCGGCGTACTCGGAGACGCGGTCGCCGCTATCCGGGTGATCGGCCCACTTTCACAACTGAACGACGACGTTTGATGCCGTTTTCTCACTCGTGATCGGCACCCTGCGGCGCGTGGACCGAGTTACAGGTATCGTCGACCGACCAGGACGAGCGCGATCGCCGCGGCGAGGACGCCGATAACCGTGGGAACGAGTTGATCGCTGCCCCACTCCCAGTCGAACATCTGCGTGCCTACGATGGCGACGATCGCAACGAGCAGTCCGATGACGGTACCGATCGTCGACGAATTTCGCCGGCCGAGTTCGACCATACAGGAACTACGGGCCACCGATTGAAAAGATTACAGGAGCAAACCGCGCTGGATCCGATCACTCGTCGGCGAGGTAGTCGTCCTGGACGGCGACCACCTCGCTCGAATCCTCGCACGCGGCGTACCGCCGGAGTGGTTCGGCGTTCAGTTCGAGAAACGTCTCGCCCCAGCGGAAGGGTTCGAGGAGCCGTTCGGCGTGCTCGGGCTCGCCGAGGATCCACAGGGCCGCCGCGAGCGCCTCGACGGTGGTCAGTTCGAACGGCCGACCGAAGTTGACCGGATTGGCCGCGACGAGGAACGGGAGGGCGCGGTGCTCGCCGGCCATGGAAAACGCGGCTTCGCCCGCGGATTCCCACGAGCAATCGAGGGCGACGAGCGTGTCGAGGGCGTCCGCGCGATCGGCTGGCGAGAGCGCCTGCTCGGCGTGTGGATTAAGGGCTACTCCGTAGGGAACTGCCTTCATCTGGCGGTGGAGGACGGCCTCGTCGAAGCGCTCCAGCCGGCGGGCCGTGCACTTCTCCGGATCGTCGTCGCCCTCGTAGTAAACGTGAATCTCCACGGGCGTCATTCGGCGTCGCGGGCGAAAAACGGGTCGGTTTCAACCGTCGCAATGTGGAGAGAAGTGACGGGTTCATCGGACACTCTCCCGACCCCTCGTTTCCAGTTTCGAAAGCCTCGTGCGGTCAGGCCTCGTGAATCCGCTCGCCCCGGTTCAACCGGGTAGCGATCGAGAAGGTCTGCTCGGCCTCGCGTCGGGTCGGGAAGTGTGCAGCCATGTAGCGTGCCGTGGCGATCATGGGGAGTCTGCGATCGCGCTCGGTCTCCGCGAGGTCGTGCTGGCGGAACGCGGCCTCGACGTTCTGCAGGGTGTGAAAGCCGGCGTCCTCGCGGAGGAGTCCGTGCCCGAGGGTCCGTTTGAGTTCGTCGACGTCGCCCCCCGTATCGAAGTGCGCCGCGACTAAGCGACCCGCCTCGTTCACCGATCCCTCCTCGTCGAAGGTCTCGAGCAGGGCCGACCGGATGTCGGCCGGATCGCGATCGGACTCGGTCTCGCCGGGGGCCGGAACCGGCGCGGGCGGCGTATTGAGGAACCGATCGAGGTAGACGCTCATCGCCGCGTCGAAGACCCCGCGGTAGAGCGCCGGGGCGTCGGTTCGACGGGCGGCCTGGTGGACCGCGTTCGCGTACGTGAACGTGTGGTGGACGGTGTTCCAGTCGTTGAACTCGTTGGCCGTCCCGAAGCGGGCGACGCGCGTGGCGGCGGCGCGACTCACCTCGGCCGCGAGTGTCGCCGAATCAGCGCCGTTGCGGACCGCCTCTGCGAGGGCGTCGACGATCGCCTCGGGATCGTCGCTCAACAGCGTCTCGCGGAAGTCGGCCGGGCGCGTCCACGTCTCGCCAGACCCCGCATCCACCAGCGCTTCGATCCCGGAGACGTCCGAGACGTCCTCGCCGTAGACGTCCGAGAGGAGCGCCACGAGATCGACCGGCCGGCGCCAGGCGGCCGACTCGTCGCTCCGGTTCGCCGTGGCGAGCGGCCGGACGAGCGAGGCGAGCGTGTCGGCGACCAGCCCGTCGCCGGCGGCCGATCCCGCTGCACCGTCGCCGGACTCCCCGCCGCGGCCACCGTCCGGCCAGCCGACGGCGTCGAGGCTCTCGAAGGCCTTGTTCGCGAAATCGAGGGTGTGGCCCGACGACAGGTACGGGTGGTCCGTCGCGGCGGTGAACACGAGATCCGCGAGCGCGCAGTCGCCGTAGCCCGCCGCGACGGCCGTTCGCAGACAGCGCTCGGCGCCGTCGCTGTCGCGAACCTCGATGCAGTCGCGGAACCAGCTGCGAAGTCGATCGAGCGAAACCTCGCTTGTCGCAAACGAGGGCTGGTCGAAGTGCGGGGCCGCGCCGTCGCAGTCGTCGGCGACGTGACGGACGCCCGTGTAGAGGGCGCGTTTGCGATCGTCGGGGTCGAGGTCGTCGAGCAGGTTCGTCATACAGCCGAGGATCGTGTGGCCCGACGACCAGCCCAGCTCGCGATAGCTGGTGCCGAACTCGAGCGTCGACGTGATCGGATCTTGCGGGTCGACGCCGGCGTCGAGCAGGCCGACCGTCGACTTGGCGACGACGAGCCGGAGATTTTCCTCCAGGCCGCTCTCGAGTCGATCCGCCCAGTGTGCTTCGGCCGGGCGATCGAGCGGCGGATTCGGATCGACGTAGACCGTCCCGTCGCGCACCTCGACCGGATAGGTCCGGACGTCGTCCGCCCACGGATCGAAGGTGTCGCCACAGGACAGCTCGAATCGCGCGTGGTGCCAGTGACAGGTGAGGATGCCGTCCTCGACGGTGCCGTCCGAGAGGGGAAAGCCCATGTGGGGACACCGGTTGTCGACTGCGCGGACCTCGCCCTCGTGGTGAAACAGCGCGATTGCGGTGCCCTCCGGCGTGACGAGTTTTCGTCCCTCCGTTCGCAGTTCGTCGGCGTCGACGACCGGGACGTACCCACCTGCCCCGGCCTCGGTGGAATCGGATGCCATGTCACGTCGTACCAGTAGCGGGATGAAAACCGTTCGCTGAAACGCGTTTTTGTCTCCGAAGGTGAATGACTCGATTGCCCCCTCGAATCTACATCACTTCCTCGACCTCGTACCCGGCCTCCCGGAGGTCGCCCAGTAACGCGTCGACGTGGTCGTGGCCGCGCATCTCGAGTTCGATCTCGACCTCGGCGTCGGAGAGCTCGATCTCGCGGGAGGTCCGATCGTGATGGATCGAGTAGATGTTGGGATCGTGCCGGGAGAAGATCGAGAGGAGGTCCTCCAGCGCACCCGGGCGATCCTTGAGGACGGTCCGGATTTTCAGGTAGCGACCCATCTCGACGAGGCCGCGCAGGATGACGGTCGTCAGCGTGTTCATGTCGACGTTGCCGCCGGAGAGCAGCGGAACGATCACCTCGCCGTCCGCGTAGTCGAACCGTTCGAAGATCGTCGCCGCGAGGCCGACGGCGCCAGCGCCCTCCACGAGCGTCTTCGAGCGCTCCAGGAGGTAGACCATCGTGACGGCGATCTCGGCGTCGGAGACGGTGACGACCTCGTCGACGTACTCCCGGATGTGTTCGAACGTCCGGTCGCCGATCGATCGCGTCGCGATCCCGTCCGCGATGGTCTCGACGGAATCGATGGTGACGCGTTCGCCCTTCTCGAGCGAGGGGGCCGCGCTCGATGCGCCCTCGGCCTGGACGCCGATGACGCGGATACTCGGGTCGAGGCCTTTGACCGCCGCAGCGATGCCGCTGATGAGGCCGCCCCCGCCGATCGGGACGACCACGGTGTCGACCTCGGGACAGTCCTCGACGATCTCGAGGCCGATCGTCCCCTGGCCGGCCATGACGGCCTCGTCGTCGAACGCGTGGACGTAGGTGAGCCCGCGCTCGCGTTCGATCTCGTGGGCGCGCTCGGCCGCGGCGTCGTAGTCCACCCCGTCGAGGACGACCTCGCCGCCGTAGTTGCGCGTCGCCTTGACCTTCGCCGTCGGCGCGTGGTCGGGCATGACGATCGTCGAGTCGACGCCGATGCGCGTGGCCGCGAGTGCGACGCCCTGGGCGTGGTTGCCCGCGCTCGCGGTGACGACGCCGCGGGCTTTTTCGTCCTCGGAGAGGGTCGCGATGCGGTTCGTCGCGCCGCGGATCTTGAACGCGCCCGTGCGCTGGAAGTTCTCGAGTTTGAGGTGGATCTCCGCGTCGGTCATCGCCGTGTAGGTGTGCGAGTATTCGAGCGGCGTGTCCCGCGCCGTCTGATCCACGCGCTCCCTCGCGGCTTCGACGTCCTCGAGATCGAGCATGCTCGGTGGTACTCACGGGGACGGTTTAAGGTTAGTAGATCGCGTCCGGCCAGGACCATCGCACTCGACCGCCGGACCGCATCGCTGGACGCGACTGCCGCTCATCAGTTCGGATCTCGGTCGGCCCGGGTGATCCGGGTCGACGCGAAGGGAATACAAGGGGTGCACGGCGTGTGACGTGCACTCGTACGAGAGGACGGTGAACACATAAACGTGGGGAAGGCAGAGTGAAAGTGAAACCGCATTACTGCGGCGGGGCGATTCGACCGTCAGACGCCGGGCAGACGGGCGGCATCCGGGGGTCGGCCAGTCAGCCCTGGCACCGGAGGAGTCGACAACAGGGCGACGCTCGCTACGTCAGTCGGTCCCAGTTGCGTCGGTGACGAACGCCTCGGAGTCGTCGAGCGCGTCGCGAACACGGGATTCGAACCCGGCGTTGCCGGGCCAGGTCCCCGGCGCGTCGAGGCGATCCGGATCCCCGACGTAACACCAGGCTTCCTCGGCGTCGATCGCCGACAGCCGGGCGGGGACCGCGACCCTGACGTACAGTCCGCGATCGACGCCCTCGTACGCGTCGAGGGACTCGAGGCCGGCGTCGTCGACGGCGAGAAGCCGGCCGTTCACCGCGGGTCGAGAATCGTCGACGGTGAGCGAGTGATCGCGGTCGGGCCCGCCCGGCACGAGCGTCGGGTACTCGCCGTCGACGCGGCGAAGGCCGACGAGTGTCACCGCGCCGCGGAACGCGAACCGGTCGGTTTCGAGCACGGCCTCGACTCGCTCCGGATCTGTGAGCGTCCCGTAGACGAAGACGAGGTGGGCGGACGCCGGGTCGAATTCGACGGCGCCGGCGGCTCGATCGGTCGGGCTATCTCCCCGCACGTCCGGATGGTTGCGACCCGGGCACTTTCCGTTATCGGCACGTTCAAATCGACGCTACGGTTTCGATTCGTATGGCAACGGGCAGCGTCCGCGCGCGAACGTTCGCCGTCTGGCGGCGCGTGCTCGCGCTGGCGTGGCCGATCATGGCCGAGCAGACGACGCGGACGCTGATGCGGACGGTCGACATCCTCGTCACGGCCACCTTCTCGCCCGCGGCGATCACCGCGATCGGACTGGCGGACATCTACGCGCGCCTGCCGCTGCGGATCGGCCTCGGACTCGGCGGCGGCGCGATCGCGCTGTCGAGCCAGGATACGGGTCGCGGCGCGGGAACCAGCCGGGACGAGGCGATCACCCAGGCGATCCTGATCGGCGCGCTCGCGGGCGTCCCCTTCGTCGTCGGCGGGTTGCTCCTGTCCGACTGGGCGATTTCGGTCCTCGGGGCCGAGTCGGCCGTCGTCGAGTTCGGCGCGATCTACCTCGCGATCGTGATGGTGACGGCGCCGGCCCGCCACGTCGGGATCATCGCCGCCCGGGCGCTCCAGGGAACCGGCGACACCGTCTCTCCGATGATCGTCAACGTTATCGCGAACGTCGGGAACGTGACCGGCTCCGTCGTCCTCGGCCTCGGCTGGTTCGGCGCACCGGATCTGGGGATCGTCGGCGTCGGCCTCGCGACGGGCGCGGCGAACGTGTTCACGGCCGTACTACTCGTCCTCGTCGTCGCGAGCCCGTTCCGCGACAGTTCGCTGGTCCGGCCGACCGACTGGGTCGTGACGAAACAGCTCGTCGCCGTGAGCACCCCGCGGGTGGCCGAGGGGCTGGTCGCGACCGCCATCGAGTTTCCCTTCAACTCGCTGTTGCTCGTCCTCGGCACCGAGGTCAACGCCGGCTACCAGGTCGGCCGGCGCGTCTACCAGCAGATCACCAGCCCGCTCGGCCGCGGCTACAACGTCGCCGCGAGCATCGTCGTCGGCCAGTCGCTCGGCGCCGGCGACCCCGACCGGGCCCGGTTCGAAGGGTGGGCGATCACCGCCCTCGGCCTCGCGACGGTGGGCGTGATCGGCCTCGTCCTCGCCCGGTACGCCCCCGACTTCGTCGCCGTCTTCGACCCGGACGACCCGGCGACGGTCGAACACGCGATCACGTTCGCCGCCGCCTACGGAATCGGCGCGCCGTTCCTCGTCTCCTACATCGTCATCTCCGGCGCGCTGCAGGGCGCCGGCGAGACGAAGATTCCGTTCCTGGCCCGCGTCAGCGGCCTCGTGCTCTTCTACCTCGGCTTCTCCTACGTCGCCGCCATCGAGTTCGACTACGGCCCGGCGGGCGTCGGCGCGGGCATCGTCGGCTACTTCGTCTGGTCGTTACTCGTCGTCGGCGTCGGCTTCCGGTACGGCGACTGGGCCGGCAAAGCCGCCCGGATGATGGACGAACGATCGCTGGCCGGCGACGACTGACCCTGGGACCAGAGTCAAGTGGGCCGGTCTGCTCCCGGCAACGAGTGATCCTGGGACCCGCGGAGACGAGCGACCCCTCCCTCGAGCAGCCCGGTCCACTCGATCGATCCTGAACCCGTCGAGCCGCCGATCGGTCGACGATGAATGCACGAGTGTTGCGCGGAACTGATACCGTCCCGAGTGTAAAATTTTCACCAATTTCAGAAAGTATTTACCGTCGACATGGCACCGTCCGATATGCACCGCGAACAGGCCCTCGTGATCGTGGCGGGGCTCGTCCTCGTGGCGACGCTCTCCACGCTCAGCCTCTCCGGCGCGATCGCCGTCCCCGACGATCCCGAACCGGCCGTCGAGCCGCCCGAGCGGGCGTCGCTCGCGGAAGTGACCGTCGCCGCCGAGGAGGTGACCGGCGAGACGGCGACGATCGCCCTCGAGACGGCGCTCTCGCCCGAGATCACGCCCGTCGAGAACCTCACGGTGGTCCACCGGGCGACCGACGCCGAATCGGGGCTCCAGGTCGCGAGGACCGAACAAACGGTCGAGACGCTCGAAGCCGATCGCGAGTACGCCGTCTCGGGGGCGCTCGAGCTCCCGCGAACGAGCGCGTACCAGGTCGAGACGATCCTCTACGTCGACGGCGTCCGCGGCGACGCCGTCACGCGAACGATCGAAGGCGTCGAGACCCTCACGCCGGGTTACGCCGCGACTGACGTCGAGTTTCACCGCTTCGGCGGCGTCGACGGACCGCTCGAGGACGTCCCGGCGATCGAATTTACGGTCGAATCGACCGAGGCCGACCGCGCGTCCCTCGACGTCGCCAGTTTCCTCACGAACACGGGGGACGATCCGGAGACCGGCCTCGAACTCGCGGTGACGGCCCGGCAGTCCGACTCGAACGTCGTCGCCGACTCCGCGACGGTCGACGTGGGGGAGATCGAGGGCGGTGAGACGGTGACCCCGTCCGTGACGCTCGACGTCCCGACCGAGTACGACTACTACCTCGACGCCACGCTCTGGCGCGGCGACACGATCGTCGCGACCGATCGGGCCACCGCGAACCTCGGCCCGGGCAACCTGACCGTCGATCGAGGCGGGTCGGAAGGCGGCATCCAGGTGAGCGACTTCGAACCGTCGAATGACCGCCACCGGGGCGAGGATGGGACCGGCGCGAGCGACGACGGCGGTGACGATGGGGCCGACGCGACCGGTCACGGCGACGACGGAACGCCGGGCTTCGGCGTGATAACCGCGCTCGTCGCGCTGCTCGCGATCGGACTGCGTTCCCGGAGGACCAGCCATGACTGACACACAGCCTGACGGCCGGATCGCCGACGAATCGACCGATCGATCGACCACTGACGAATCGAACACCGGACACCGTTCCGGGACAGCGAACGGCCACCGAGAATCCGACGAGTCGAAGCGGTCGTCCGGGGAAGCCCTCGTCGAGACGACCACAAACGGGCGGAGCGACGACGAAACCGCCCGACGGATCCGGATGCTGTACTGGGCCGCCCTCGGCGTCTGTACACTACTGGCGCTCGTCGCGCTCTCGCGGTTCTACGCGAGTATCGAGGCGGCGATCGACGTCTGGATCGCCGCCGAGTACCGGCCGATCGCCTCCGGGGCGTTCAACTTCGCCGTGTTGCTCGTCGCCCTGGTCGGCGTCTCCGCGGCGATCCGTCGCCTCTCCCACTAGGGGTCCCACGGTCACGACAATCGAGCCGTAGCCGGGGTCGCACCTTCGGTCCGGGCCGGCTGGCGGCGCCAGGGAATCGGACCGCGGCGTCGGCGTAGTTTGATCACGAAAGGACGGTTAACCGAAGTCTCCCGGCGTCGTAGCATGGGAAAGGTTTTCGACGCGGCCTCCCTAACGTGGGTCCGTGCGTCTGGAGATTCGCCCGCGCGTCGCACTCCTGTTGCTGCTCGGCGTCCTCGTACTGACGGTCTCGGGGTCGATCGCCGGCTCGAATCTCGACGCGGAATCCGGACGGACCGAAATCGAAACCGAATCCCTGGAGGACGGCTCCGAGGTCTGGCCGTACACGAGCCGAACGACCTCGACGGACGGGCGGACGCTCGCGATCAACATCGTCGTCTACGGCGACGCGGACGCCACGGAACGATTCCTTCGCGAGCAGACACTCGGCGACTGGGAGGAGGTCGACGAGGACGAAACGCACGTCGGCACCGAGGCGGAATCCGTCGCCGCGAGCAACGAGTCGACGATCGCCTGGGGGAGCGCCGCCGGCGCCGTTCGCTACGCCTACCTCGACCCGGCAGACGGCGGGGCCCGCTGGGTCACCGAATCCTACCAGCTCAAGGACGGGACCTACCTCGGCGATCGCCAGCACATTCGCGCCTACACCGACCCCGTCGGCGGCGACTGGACGGTGATGCAGGCCCACCGCGAGCACTGGGACTGGTTCCAGCTTCGCCACTCCGTCCACACCGTCAAGGAATCGCAGGCCTACGTCGAATCGGAGTTCATCGACAGCTGGTACGTCGAATCGCTGAGTCGCGAGTACGTCGGGAACGACCGCGGCGCCGATTCGGACGGCTGGACGACGTTCATCTCGCTTCGCGACGGCGTCATCCCCGCGCTACTCGGCCTCGTCCTCATCGGCTCGATCGAGGTCGGGAGTTGGCGGAACCGGACCGAGGACCTCCGCGCCTGGTGGAACGACGAGGCGGTCCAGACGGCCGTCAACGCGATGTTGCTCGCCACCGTCATCGTCTCGTTCTTCGCGTTCGTCCGCATCGGCGCGGTCGAAGCCGAGCTGGCGTTCCCGGAGACGAGTCCGAAGGTCATCGTGGCCGTCTTCTATCCCCTGCTCGTCCTCGGTCTCCCGATCGCCACCTACCTCGGCGCTCGCCACCTCGAACGCATTCCGGCCTTTACCGCCGCGGCGCTCGGCTTCGTCGTCGCGATGTTCCTCGATTACACCACCGTCGGCGTCGTCACCCTCTCGCTCGCCACCGTCGTCCACCACATCAGCCTCGCGACCGCGCTCGGCTTCGTCGCCGCCGGCGCCTCCGAAACCGCCCGCTCGCCCGAGAACGACCCCGGCCACGTCCGCACCGGCGTCCTCCTCTGGCTCGTCACCGTGGGCATCCCGCTGCTGCAGTTCCTGTAAACCGAACTTGTTACGTCGTGCGAGAAAGCTTCGCTCTCTCGTGACTGAGCGAATCGAAGATTCGCGATGTCCGCGAAACCGCTGGTTTCGCTTGATCCCGAGAGAGCGCCCAGCGCTCTTTCGGACGACCTCGGGGTCGCTTCGCGACCCGCGTGCGGCGGAGCCGCCACGGCATTCGGTTGCGGGCCCTTGGCCCGCAATCCGCTCGGCGCAAACACTTCGAGGGAAAAGCACCGGAAGAGCTCCGCTCTTCCAAGCCCTCACTCGCTTCGCTCGCGAGGAGGCCGCGAGCGCGAATGCGCTCGCGGTGAAACGGCGCGCGGTTCGCGCCGTATGCTCGCCCGCAGCCACCGGCTGGGTCGGTCGGTACCCGTTTTGGGAATCCGTCTATCGGGACAGGTGCACCAGCATCACTACATTGAAACCTCGTCCAGCCGTCCTACTCGTGTCCGTTCGAGCCACGCAGTACTGAAACGCACTGGCGACGGAATCCGTTCCACGAACCCCTAGTCCGGGCTCTCGTAGGGGCGTTCCCACGTGGGCGTGATCTGGGTGTAGAGGACGACGCCGGAGAAGAGGACGACGTACAGTAGCCAGGGAGGCTGGTCGAGCCACTCGAACGTCGCCGTCGCGGCGAAGATCCAGGCGATCAGGAGCGAGCTGTCGACGAGCATCCGGCCGCCGTTGTGCCGGAGGTACGCGAGGAGGCGCCGAGCGCGCGAGTCGATGACCGGTCGCTCGGAATCCATACCGGGCGAACGGACCGGACGACCATAGACCTGTTGTCGGGCACAGATGCGGCCTCGGGCCACGACGTGCCGAAGCGTTGAACAAGAAGGGGCGCTTCGGGCCGCCTACCGATCCTCGATCGGGACGTACTCGCGGTCGTCCGGCCCGACGTAGCGTCCGCGCGGGCGGATGAGGCGATTGTCCTCCTGATACTCGAGGACGTGGGCGGACCAGCCGGCGGCGCGACTCATCGCGAAGATGGGCGTGTACATGTCGATCGGGATGCCGAGCTGGTAGTAGACCGAGCCGGAGTAGAAGTCGACGTTCGGGGCGATACCCTTCTCGACGAGGCCGACCTCGTCGGTGAGGTAGTCCTCGATCGCGGTCGTGATCTCGTACCAGGTGTCGTCGCCGGTTTCTGCCAGTTTCGCGCTGCGGGCCTTGAGGATCGTCGCTCGAGGGTCCGTCACGTTGTAGACGCGGTGACCGAAGCCGGGGATGCGCCGGCCCTCGTCGGTCGCCCGCTCGACCCACTCGCGCGGGTCGAGATCGCTCGATTCGATCTCGAAGAGGACCTCCATGACGTCCTGGTTGGCCCCGCCGTGGAGCGGGCCCGAGAGCGCGCCGATGCCGGCGGTGACCGACGAGTAGAGGTCCGCCATCGTCGAGCCGACGACCATCGCGGTGAACGTCGAGGCGTTCAGCCCGTGGTCGGCGTGGAGGATCAGCGCCTGATCGAACGTCTCCGCGGCGACGTCGTCGGGTGCCTCACCCGTGAGCATGTAGAGGAAATTCGCCGCGAGATCCAGATCCGGGTCGGGATCGATCGGCGCCTCGTCCTGGCGGACCCGGTCGTAGGCGGCCAGCAGCGTCGGGATCTTCGCGGTGATCCGCCTGGCCTTCCGGCGGGCGGCCTCGCGATCGTCGGCGGGCGCCTCGGCGTCGGGGTCGGTCGCCGAGAGCATCGAGACGGCGGTTCGCATCGCCGCCATCGGTGCCTCTTCGGCCGCGGCGAGCGCGCGAACCGTCTCGAGGATCGACTCGTCGACGGCGCGCTCCGCGGCCATCGCGTCGGTAAACGAGTCCAGTGCCGCCCGGTCGGGCAGCTCGCCGTGCCAGAGCAGGTAGACGACCTCCTCGTAGCTCGCCCGTTCGGCCAGGTCGGCGATGTCGTAGCCGCGGTAGATCAATCGGCCGGCGTCGCCGTCGATCGAGCTCAGCTCGGATTCCGCGGCGAGTACACCCTCCAGCCCTTTGGTGAGCTCGTCAGCCATACCCCGAACTTTCGCTCGGTACTGGAAAAGGGTTACCGTTTGCGAGACTACGGCGAGCGACGTCGATCCGGGTTCCAGAGGCGGCGACAGTCCCGAATGCAGGAGCGGCGACGGCCCCGGCTTCGGGACCAGCGGCGAGTCGGGTTCCAGAGCGACCTGGATCCACCCGGTCGTCACTCGCAGGGTGATCGACGCCGCCGACGCCAGGCGAGTCGAGCTCGGGAAACTCGGCCGGACGCGTCGGCGTTCGCTCGGACGGGCCAGTACGGAATCGCGCTCGTCCGGAGACGTCGACGCCCGTTCGGACGGGT
Coding sequences within it:
- a CDS encoding multidrug transporter → MVELGRRNSSTIGTVIGLLVAIVAIVGTQMFDWEWGSDQLVPTVIGVLAAAIALVLVGRRYL
- a CDS encoding gamma-glutamylcyclotransferase family protein, with protein sequence MRGDSPTDRAAGAVEFDPASAHLVFVYGTLTDPERVEAVLETDRFAFRGAVTLVGLRRVDGEYPTLVPGGPDRDHSLTVDDSRPAVNGRLLAVDDAGLESLDAYEGVDRGLYVRVAVPARLSAIDAEEAWCYVGDPDRLDAPGTWPGNAGFESRVRDALDDSEAFVTDATGTD
- a CDS encoding MATE family efflux transporter — translated: MATGSVRARTFAVWRRVLALAWPIMAEQTTRTLMRTVDILVTATFSPAAITAIGLADIYARLPLRIGLGLGGGAIALSSQDTGRGAGTSRDEAITQAILIGALAGVPFVVGGLLLSDWAISVLGAESAVVEFGAIYLAIVMVTAPARHVGIIAARALQGTGDTVSPMIVNVIANVGNVTGSVVLGLGWFGAPDLGIVGVGLATGAANVFTAVLLVLVVASPFRDSSLVRPTDWVVTKQLVAVSTPRVAEGLVATAIEFPFNSLLLVLGTEVNAGYQVGRRVYQQITSPLGRGYNVAASIVVGQSLGAGDPDRARFEGWAITALGLATVGVIGLVLARYAPDFVAVFDPDDPATVEHAITFAAAYGIGAPFLVSYIVISGALQGAGETKIPFLARVSGLVLFYLGFSYVAAIEFDYGPAGVGAGIVGYFVWSLLVVGVGFRYGDWAGKAARMMDERSLAGDD
- a CDS encoding Rieske (2Fe-2S) protein, which codes for MASDSTEAGAGGYVPVVDADELRTEGRKLVTPEGTAIALFHHEGEVRAVDNRCPHMGFPLSDGTVEDGILTCHWHHARFELSCGDTFDPWADDVRTYPVEVRDGTVYVDPNPPLDRPAEAHWADRLESGLEENLRLVVAKSTVGLLDAGVDPQDPITSTLEFGTSYRELGWSSGHTILGCMTNLLDDLDPDDRKRALYTGVRHVADDCDGAAPHFDQPSFATSEVSLDRLRSWFRDCIEVRDSDGAERCLRTAVAAGYGDCALADLVFTAATDHPYLSSGHTLDFANKAFESLDAVGWPDGGRGGESGDGAAGSAAGDGLVADTLASLVRPLATANRSDESAAWRRPVDLVALLSDVYGEDVSDVSGIEALVDAGSGETWTRPADFRETLLSDDPEAIVDALAEAVRNGADSATLAAEVSRAAATRVARFGTANEFNDWNTVHHTFTYANAVHQAARRTDAPALYRGVFDAAMSVYLDRFLNTPPAPVPAPGETESDRDPADIRSALLETFDEEGSVNEAGRLVAAHFDTGGDVDELKRTLGHGLLREDAGFHTLQNVEAAFRQHDLAETERDRRLPMIATARYMAAHFPTRREAEQTFSIATRLNRGERIHEA
- a CDS encoding DUF7490 domain-containing protein; the encoded protein is MHREQALVIVAGLVLVATLSTLSLSGAIAVPDDPEPAVEPPERASLAEVTVAAEEVTGETATIALETALSPEITPVENLTVVHRATDAESGLQVARTEQTVETLEADREYAVSGALELPRTSAYQVETILYVDGVRGDAVTRTIEGVETLTPGYAATDVEFHRFGGVDGPLEDVPAIEFTVESTEADRASLDVASFLTNTGDDPETGLELAVTARQSDSNVVADSATVDVGEIEGGETVTPSVTLDVPTEYDYYLDATLWRGDTIVATDRATANLGPGNLTVDRGGSEGGIQVSDFEPSNDRHRGEDGTGASDDGGDDGADATGHGDDGTPGFGVITALVALLAIGLRSRRTSHD
- the ilvA gene encoding threonine ammonia-lyase, translating into MLDLEDVEAARERVDQTARDTPLEYSHTYTAMTDAEIHLKLENFQRTGAFKIRGATNRIATLSEDEKARGVVTASAGNHAQGVALAATRIGVDSTIVMPDHAPTAKVKATRNYGGEVVLDGVDYDAAAERAHEIERERGLTYVHAFDDEAVMAGQGTIGLEIVEDCPEVDTVVVPIGGGGLISGIAAAVKGLDPSIRVIGVQAEGASSAAPSLEKGERVTIDSVETIADGIATRSIGDRTFEHIREYVDEVVTVSDAEIAVTMVYLLERSKTLVEGAGAVGLAATIFERFDYADGEVIVPLLSGGNVDMNTLTTVILRGLVEMGRYLKIRTVLKDRPGALEDLLSIFSRHDPNIYSIHHDRTSREIELSDAEVEIELEMRGHDHVDALLGDLREAGYEVEEVM
- the citZ gene encoding citrate synthase, with amino-acid sequence MADELTKGLEGVLAAESELSSIDGDAGRLIYRGYDIADLAERASYEEVVYLLWHGELPDRAALDSFTDAMAAERAVDESILETVRALAAAEEAPMAAMRTAVSMLSATDPDAEAPADDREAARRKARRITAKIPTLLAAYDRVRQDEAPIDPDPDLDLAANFLYMLTGEAPDDVAAETFDQALILHADHGLNASTFTAMVVGSTMADLYSSVTAGIGALSGPLHGGANQDVMEVLFEIESSDLDPREWVERATDEGRRIPGFGHRVYNVTDPRATILKARSAKLAETGDDTWYEITTAIEDYLTDEVGLVEKGIAPNVDFYSGSVYYQLGIPIDMYTPIFAMSRAAGWSAHVLEYQEDNRLIRPRGRYVGPDDREYVPIEDR
- a CDS encoding DUF367 family protein is translated as MEIHVYYEGDDDPEKCTARRLERFDEAVLHRQMKAVPYGVALNPHAEQALSPADRADALDTLVALDCSWESAGEAAFSMAGEHRALPFLVAANPVNFGRPFELTTVEALAAALWILGEPEHAERLLEPFRWGETFLELNAEPLRRYAACEDSSEVVAVQDDYLADE
- a CDS encoding RPA family protein, with protein sequence MSQSDISREVARRVFASEFNDATYTFKESDDERAPNYALLPTGERANRVFAVGTLTETEDVGDESEYWRGRVVDPTGTFFVYAGQYQPEAAAVLREAEPPEYVAVVGKPRTYEPEDGSITVSLRPESITIVDETTRDRWVVETAERTLDRIEATQEWEAQRDDPEGGATAPTNEYAQLAREEYDSPVENYRQAVVQALESLDELEAAA